The sequence below is a genomic window from Uranotaenia lowii strain MFRU-FL chromosome 2, ASM2978415v1, whole genome shotgun sequence.
CAATGAATACAACCTTAAATTATAATTATGCTACTTCTCTCtactttcattattttatattattctaTGCCTTATTCTCTACAGTCACCTCCTTCACCGAGATTAATCGAACACAGTTGCTGCAGGAGCATTGCCTGCGTACTGATTGTGGCTTTCTCATGGTACGTTTTGAGGTTATGCCACATTTCGCTCGCGGATTTTGCTTTCTTGATGAAACGTAATTGTCCATCATCAACGAACAACGAAATCGTTCCGCGCGCCTTAGCATCATTTTTCATCCACTGCGCGTACCCATCCTCCTCCTCTTCCGGCTTCACTTGGACAATTGTGTCCCACAAATCTTCGCGCTCAAGAAGCGCTTGCATGCGGAATTTCCAGGATGCATAATTTCCGCCATTTAACTTGGCAAATGCAACACGCATGCTTTCCGccattttgtttcttttctcgCACTAATTTCTTCGGAATAAACTTTCCGGAAAACAGCTCTCAATTACGCAAAGTAACTTCCTTTCCGACTTCCGTCAAACTGGGCCACATAACCTGTTGCGGAACCTGCTGGACTTAACGATGATGCCAAACAGATGCGCTGGGAGAACACTCGGAAGCGGACAAAGGGAAAAAACGCCGGAGAGCAAACGACCGAACCGTGGGATACTTTCGGGGAGAAAAAGAAACACACGTCTTAACACGTTAGGCGATTTATTGTAACTGACAAAGAAGAGCTAACAGGGTAGCCAGAAAGTTTTCTCTACACGACTAACATAGAATAGGCACAAAGGTGTTCATCCAATCCCAACACTGAACACTTCTTGGTGTTCTAGGAACAATGTTTGTGTTATAACGGGGCCGGAAGGGAGCAAGGTTCGCGGAAACACACTACTTAAGTCGCAATAAAGGGACGATTTCGGACGTGTAGAAGAGACGCGTGTTTTCTCTATCGATCTACTTTTATTACTCACACTCTTAACAAAGGTTACTCAGGGATGGGTTATCATGAAGGCAATGTGTATATAATAACTAGGTATGACAACTCTCCCCCTTTTTAAAGAGATTCTTATACAATGCAAAGAAATTTACAGATTGAGCTTCTGTGGTGCTCTCTTCTCTCTCGTAGAACGCCTCAACGGTTCGGATACCACTGTTGGAACCTTTGGTATTTGTGGCTGGACTGGTTTCGGCGTTGACATCTTCGATTGCACGCCAACACTCCTTGGTGACGCTGGCGATTGATGATTCAACGAAACCGTTGGTGATGGAAGCTCTGGTCCGGCCTCCATTGTTGTATTCCTGGCGTCCGCACTAGTAGCACCTCTGTCTGGGTAAACCACAGTACTAGCGCTACTATTCGTTGGTAGAGGAACGAACGATTGATTGCTGTTCGGCGTTCCTCGGGGCATCAGCTCGGATCCAACACCGGCAATATGGTCGACGTGTCGTTCCCAAAGTCGGCCATCGTCAAGGCGTACCGCATATCGCAATTTCCCAACTTTGGATACTATTCTGCCAAACTGCCACTTGTTGCTCGACAAAAAATCCCGAACACGCACACGATCACCATCAGCAAATGTGCGCAAGACCAGGTCGGGAGACTCTTCCTTGGAGTTCTGTGGTAGCATCAGATCAAGCCTAGATCGGATTTGTCTGCCGAACATGAGCATTGAAGGAGACTGACCAGTCGAAGGATGGATCATTTTACGGTACGTCAGGAGGATGTTGGCCAGTTCTAAATTCAGCTTGGACTTGGGGCACTTCAACGCTTTGAGCTTTTGTTTGAACGTCTGCACATATCTTTCGGCCTGGCCGTTTGTGGCTGGATGGTACGGCGCACCCATTTTGTGTACCACTCCATTGAGCTTCAAAAAACGTTGGAACGATTCAGCGGTAAATTGGACTCCATGGTCACTGACAAAAATTGCTGGAATGCCGTAGGTAGCAAATATTTCACGGCACATTGTTTCGGTAGCTTCAGCGGTAATAGAACGACACACACGTATTTCGGGCCACTTCGTATAGGAATCGACTAAGATGAAGAAGTACGAATCCATAAACGGCCCAGCAAAGTCGGCGTGTACTCTCTGGAAGGGCTCAGTAGCAGGCTCCCAGAAGTGCGGCTTCAGTTTCGTCGGTTCGGGGCGTACTGATTGGCAATCAGTGCAGTTGGCTACCATATCCTCAATCTCCTTATCCATTCCTGCCCACCAGCAATAGCCTCTCGCAAGAGACTTGGTTCTTGAAACACCAAAGTGGGTGGAAAGCAACTCTTCAAGAACGCGCTTCCGCAACACTAGGGGAACGTAGACACATATTCCCCGCAACAGGCAACCCCGCTGGACCGAGAATTCGGTCTGATCGATACCAAAACGATCCTTTCCATCCACTTGTTGTCCGTATTTCAACCCTTGtagcaaaattttaacagcattGTCATCCGACGTTGCTTGGGACAACTCCGTAGCAGTTAGCGGAAGTGTTTCTATTTGGTGAACTTCCACAATATCCGACTCCGCGATGACGTTTTCCGGATCGCAATGTTTCAGTGGAATTCTCGAAAGTGCATCTGCGTTAGCATGGTTCGCTGACCTTCTGAAGCGAACTTGGTAGTCGAAAGATTGGAGGAACGTAGCGTAGTGCTGCATGCGCAACGCTGACATCACAGGCAGCCCCTTATGTTCgccgaatatttttgaaattgccTGGTTGTCTGTCAGTAGTAGAAACTTGCGGCCGTACAagtattgaaaaaactttttcacgccAAAGATTATTGCATATGCTTCTTTGTCAACTTGCATATACTTTTGTTGGGTACTGTTTAGCGTTTGTGACGCAAATTGGATTGGTCGCTCACTGCCATCCGGGTATACATGGCTCAAGACGGCACCCACGCCGTAAGGGGATGCGTCTGTAGCTAGAACCAAGGGCAATTCCGGCGAGTAATGCACCAAGCAGTTGTTCGATTGCATACACTGCTTAACTCGACGAAAGGCATTCTCGCATTCTCTATTCCACTCAAACGCAACGCTATCTTTGAGGAGGTTATTCAGGGGGTAAATTACAGtgctcaaattttcaataaagcgACCGTAATAATTTACAAGGCCAATAAACGATCGCACTTCATCTTTATTTCTCGGTCGGGGCATGTCCCGGATAGCTTCCATTTTATTCATCAGCTTATGGATGCCATCGCGATCGATCAAGTATCCGCaatattcaatttcattggcaaaAAATTCGCACTTACCCTTGTTTACCCGTACATTGTGGTCATTCAAGCGGCGCAGAACCTCCTCCAATCGCTGCAGATGCACTATATCGTTGGGCCCGGTGATTTTGATGTCGTCCAAGAACACCGAAACGCCTTCGATTCCTTGAAGGATAACCTCGATTTGCCGTTGCCAAATCGCCGGCGCTGAGGCTACTCCATACATCAAGCGGGTAGGGCGATACAAACCGCGATGTGTATTCAAGGTAAGAATGCAGCGATCCGCCGGTGCAACTTCCAACTGTAGATAGGCTTGCACtaaatcaatttttgtaaacttttttcctCCGGCCAAAGTTGAAAACATCTCGTCCACTGTTGGAAGTGGATGTTGATCCACCAGCAGCAACGGGTTCACCGTCTGCTTATAATCTCCACAAATTCGCACtctattttcagattttttcactGGCACTATGGGCGTTGCCCAATCACTATGGTCCACTTTTGTAAGCACTCCCTCTGCCACTAACTTGTCCAGTTCCTTGTCCACAACACTCTTCAAATTGAACGGTAATTTTCGAGCCTTAAGGAACACTGGCTTCGCATTCGGTTTCAGGTGCAAATTTGCCTGAACCGAGGAAATTCTTCCGATTGAGTCTTCAAAAACACTGCTGTACTTTTTGAACAGCTGATCTAACGCACTTGTGGTAGTGGCAGGGGTAACCGTATTCACCGTAGCAGGACACAACAGATTGTTCCAATCGATATGCAGCTTCCTCAACCACTCGCGGCCCAAAAGGGGGTGTTTCGAAGAATCGACAACAAATAGCGGTAGGACACTTTTCTTGTCCTCAAATTCTACcactgcctcaaagcaaccgtGGACACGAATGTCAGTGTTGCAGTAACTCATCAGGTTTAAAGCACTATCACTTAGTTtgtactttttaaaattatcctcgtagcatttcaaattaataatgCTCACTGGGCAACCCGTGTCGATTTCGAAACGCACTTGAACCCCATTCACAGCAATAACAGCCCAAAATTTCGAATCACTTAGTCGACCATCGACTGCGCAAATTTCTCCCACAGAAAAGTTATCACTTTGATCACTGTGTTCAATGTAATGGGCCTTCACTGTACTCCCCTTTCGGACCGGAGCCTGCTTATTATTCTTCGCACTCTTCTTCATGCACACTTTTTCCAAATGGCCTTTTTTGCCACAAAATCTGCACTCGGTGTTTTCATGCTTGCACTGTTTCGCAAAATGCGATTTTTCACCACACCGAAAACAATAGAATTCATGGGAAGATGATGCAGCTGacttttcatttgttttcttcACATTCACTGATTTTTGCACTGTATGCACATCTTGTTTCCCGTAAGCACCAGCAATTTCAGCTCCTCCTTTCAGCGAGAGCTCCATGCTGACCGCAATATCGCGGGCCTCCTGCAGAGTCAGCCGACGCTTTTCCAAAAGCCGGCCTCGGATGTCATTCCGTTTCATCCCGAAAACAAGCTGATTGCGCAATGCAGTCTCAAGGTAGTTTCCGAAATTGCACGTCAGAGAAATTCTACGCAACGCAACCAAATATTCATCCACTGTCTCGTCGGGAGAAGCAGCATCTTTGTCCCCCTGACGACGgcaattgaatcgaaaattttcacttaTCTCTAGAGGCTCCGGATTGAAATGATCCTCTAGAGTATCGATAATCGCACGGTAATCCATTTCACGAACGGCGCGCGGCGCGGCTTTGTCGCAGACAATGTCGTACGTGTCCGATCCCATTAAATGCAGCAGCAAATTACGTCGCATATTGACGTTGCCGATCCCGTAGATCTCGAAAGCGGTTTCTAGTCGCTGCACCCAGGGTTGTTATACTCCTCAAAAAAACACACTGTGTTCTAAAAGCACAATGTGAACGCAAGCTTTCTAGAACTGCGAGCTCGGCGATAGAATATCTACTGCTCGCTCTCTTACTGCGCGCCGATAATCCAATTTTCTGAGAGGTTTCTCACAATGATGAAAAACACAATGAGCTGATCCACTCTGCTCAATGTGCAGCTCAATGTGAACTCTGGCTTTAGAAATTTGCCAAGCACTCttctttgttatatttttccttctcaacaaaagaaaataaaaacgaccATCGTTCGTCCAGCCCGGGACGAAGGCACACCGGCTGCTTGCAAGAGAGAAAATAACTCataaacaagcaacagcaacaacacaaaCGAAATTCGGTCGGGCTCGGCCTGCCGGCGCCGAGCAGCGATGCCACGAAAATCTGTACCATCAGTGTATTTATTTCTGTTAAATTGGGACACGTATGGACGAACATCAGACTCATttatgatacagatttttttgtggcAACGGTGTTCGGCAGCCGGCAGGCCGAGCCCGCCTAAATTTCGgctgtgttgttgctgttgcttgtttatTGGGAAAGAATTAGCTTTCGTTTGTTGACTTTAGCGttgtggtggtggtggtggtatACTGGTACACATTGTGCAGCTCAATGTGCTAAGGTCTACCGCTGCGTAGCTCAGTGATTTGCTTCGATGTGGCACATTGATGGACAGCTAGCTCAGGCAGTGCTCGGATTTGCTCTCTCAATGTGCTATGAAAAAAATGCACATTGAGCTCATTGTGTGAGCAAATGACACCCCTGGCTGCACCCAGCGACTCCATTTTGTTTTCTTCCGGTCGTACGCTTCCATGTGGAAATTTGGTGGCGGAGCGCCACCCGCAATAGTGGCCATCGAATTCGATGCCGCACGGTCCGGATTGCTCATCCTCGTCGCCAGAACTGTTATAACGGGGCCGGAAGGGAGCAAGGTTCGCGGAAACACACTACTTAAGTCGCAATAAAGGGACGATTTCGGACGTGTAGAAGAGACGCGTGTTTTCTCTATCGATCTACTTTTATTACTCACACTCTTAACAAAGGTTACTCAGGGATGGGTTATCATGAAGGCAATGTGTATATAATAACTAGGTATGACAGTTTGCATACAGCTCAGCTTCTTCGGATCTCCTCTGAAGTTGGCTATTTTGTCGAGTTGGTTGAAAACTGGTGTTCTGAAGAATACATTTCTTGCCGTTTCCTTGCCCGTGATATACTCACATCTAATCTGCCAAGGCTCTTGCCCGGCTATTGCCATTAATGTATTTCGGGGAGTAGTTCTACTACAACCTGTTACTTTTCGCATGGCATCGTTGAGAGATACCTGTACTTTCTCCTTATATGTTTTTCTAGTGTTACCAAGGATCGATGCTCCATATTCCGCAGTACTACGTAGCAGTGCATTGAAGACTATTGACATAGTATGGGGATGGCTTCCTTCGCGAATTCCACAAATGACTTTCAACATACTAAGTCGATCTTGGATTTTGTTGACGGTTTGTTTGGCGTGAATACCAAATCCTAAGGTTCGGTCTATGTAGATACCCAAATATTTGTGACACTTAACTGTTTCTACAGGCTCGTTGTTGATGTTCACGTTGAGTTTTCGGTTTCCATTAATGAGAAGCAGTACTTTTgttttcgtagaattaatttggAAATTCAGTGTGTTGGCCTGTGATACGAACTTGTCTAGCAGACCTTGTGTTTTTCGTTCAACAGCTTCCATTGATCTTGCTCTAGTGACTAGAGCAAAGTCATCGGCAAATTGTATCAGAACTTCGTCTTCTTCTTCAGTTAGATGCAAGTCACAGGTATACAAATTGAATAAAGTGGGCGATAGTACGTCACCTTGGGGTAACCCATTACTGATGGTCCGAGTAACCGAACTTTGTCCAACTTGCATAGATAGCTTCCTGTTTCTCAGAAAGGAGCCAACCCACACTACAATTTCAGATGGAAATCGTTGTCTTCCCATAATAGTCTCGAGAGTTTCTGTTTTAACAGCGTTAAAAGCGTTCATCAGATCGATAAAGGTGACTGCTGTTATGAAGTTTTTCCGcttgttttcttttattatgTTGATAAGGAAATTTACGCATGTGGAGCTCTTTTTTTCAATCACCTGAagttaaatgtcaaaaataataaagttcCGAATCTGACAGATCGAtcgctgattttccagcaatacggatcaattgctggaaaatttccagcaaaaaaagaaCAAGCGCTGGAAAAGTCAGCAAAACGAATAATTTCAGcttgttttcaataaaaacttggattgctgaacgttttcagcaattttttGGCTGGAAATCGAACTCAAATCTTAATGCGTACTGGGTGCTAGGGATATAAATACCTACCTGGACAATTTCATGCAAAATTTCTCCCAGTAGAGTATTTTTTACTCCCTTCTAGGTCACCGGGCGCTTTGAGTttcttctatatatataaaaatgaatgtttgtctgtctgtctgttccctatagactcggaaactactgaaccgatcatcgtcaaaattcgcatctgagggtttttgaggccggggatggtttctgtaatagtcaaaactccatccgacttaaggaaggagatgcttccatacaaaatttgtagtttttcgaaacaaattaaagtcatgacatccattttcttgagattttttttcctttgggcggtttgtttttcgtctctatggtcgaggcgtcgcgagccaacgacGCCAAaagaaagtaacccaggcataacatactgatcagtaggaatattttggcgcgtatttctcaaccaagcatattttctttgaggggtttgtttttcgtctccatgggcgagcaaacgtcgtcgcaagaggatagtaaccaaagcacactgttcattgattgctggaaaatttaacaataaggcgcctgtttctcaaacacgtggggcgatatgcaaccaagatgtgtttttttcttgcttatttgatttgtacacagcacgtggtaataaattacgcctagatgtgacacggattggtattttatcaatcaaatcaaaaccaattgaaagatttgcaaaaatacttccatatttagttcgtgttattgtaggtagcattcgacttttcattcaaggaacattagaacatgtttaaACGTCCAACTttttccgttaaaaaaaaattaaaaattatgttttcttctagaaattgttacttcagcccaaataaacaactgaaacgaatttagaaatgaaaatgggagctttttattttaaataattctgaaaaaaccatcgtactttttgcttacataccaattcaagtacgtacttaacatgaaaagtgtttttgtgttacatggctgcataaaagagacttttgatccgcttcgtttttgaaaagcgagactttagaactgatattcaactggacgcaaaatttttaagagaaatttttagtttacccttaaagtgttaaaaacaatattcccttctgtcaactcacacggtggggcaagggcaaacgtcgaacttttaagaaattcatcttcaaaatgattcaatatgttggaaataccagaaggggtattccgaatgttgaaactgcagcgggtatttaaaattcttaaatgcctttgtaaatgaaggtcatttgctttgaacagcattcttTAAAAGTGGgctaacaaacataaatttatattgcaggaatactgcagatatatcagtgaaacttgatagaacaaaaaacaggaattcgtattaaatccattttaaagccattactctgacgcatctgtaaataagctttgcattgacacttgctccaatatacgggacaaatgtaaacttagaaatttgtttttgcctacatttttgaatatttgactttcaaagagaaaataaaaaaaaacgctgagaacttatttagtgatgcaactgatattctttttaaatgtttatatgtttaccgtagtaaatttatttaaaaaaaaaaagaaatttgcactgtatttaatacataactaattaaatatatttttcattaccatgataagtgctgtttgggtatcgagccggttaaatttgcccaccttcttcaagcagtgggggacaaaattgaaaaagatgggagagctcccatgtaaatttaagataaagagcttttcaaagaagggaccatatgtcaaaaagtttttttaggtacagagtacaaatttcagatcttgaaaaacgagtttaaaGACtgaaaataatatataccatcgttgaattgcaattcagaactgcagctgcagctcccatttcaaagttgttggttctgaagtatgatgaggtttgatttaaaaaaatgctctctaaaatctaaatttgaataaatttttacaaattacatttatttccggaaggtgtagcaaagcacaacgggtcagctagtattcaaTATTTCCAGGGTAGGCTCGTGATCTTAACATGGATGACGCTTTCTTATTCTAGTTAAAAGATCTCTGAATGTATACAATATCTAATACTTTTTAATATAGTTAGTGATGAAAGTTTCAACTGCTAATTTATGATATAAATTCATCCTTTTTTCAAACTCCAGGCTCCAagccataaaaattttgatcactAGCTCGCCTATCTTAACAGCATTCGATGCAGCCATCGTGATACGAAATATTCCTTCCCTTGTTCAAGCTTTTGATTGGATCAAGATAAAGAACAAACTTCTGGTTTTATTGCCAAAACAAAGATAAAGCTATTTTCGCTCATATAAAATAAGATGCATTTCGGAAGGTCATTTCAAAAGCTGTGCAGGGTTTCAGGATGTGGTTGCTTtccaattcaacaaattgaCTTCCAATCAGTGTAATTAACCGTGGACTTATTATGAGCCTCAGTTAACCtgtgatttgaaatttcaaaaccaaagaagaaaatcagaatgGGGAAGACGAAAAGAATCGAAAGTGAAGACAAAAAAGGACAATTCAAAAATCCATTCATCGAAGGAGTACGATGGATCGAGCGTTATGCAACTGCGTTGGATTCATTCTGGGCCACATTGCCTGAATACATTAGGAATACCGTTGCTACAGTGGCCATATTTTTGATGGCATCTTCAATTAAAGGTTGGTTTTTGTTTCGGGAAAAATCGCTTTCCTTATCAGTGAGATACAATATGTTTACAGAATATAAACGATGTGGTCAGTTATGGATAATACATTGTTATTGCAAAGAGGGTTTTGAGGGTTAAGAGCTTAAGTCGGTTatgaataaatatgaaaaatagagTACAGTGATGATCAGTTAGGAATAATTATTATGGATTATGGATGATTATTGGAAATACCGTATTAAATTCGTAGTCAGATAGTGTGGGCGAATATGGTGCCGCAAATTCGAAACGAGATCTATCGCGAAGTGTTAAAAGTGTCATTTCACGAATAATCataggtttgaagaacctcttagctgaatgaaactatgatttcaaagtagtcgaagataactttgaattcagctacagtatttgaaagacccaaatactagtatttcatgctaggatgctagcaagtagctagtgaaatactagtatttgggtctttcaaatactgtagctgaattcaaaggaatcttcgactactttgaaatcacgTCATTTCACGGTTTTGCTCACCATCTCTAGGCAGTTCTaatctgaataatttaaaaaaggcGATAAACACACAATTTTTACTTAATCTCTGTGGTTCAAAATGACAAAGGCTTTAACTTCGGTTCAGCTTTCGACGAAAGGCAGACGCGTTGGAAAAGTGGTGTTAACTGCATCCTAGCGCCTGTTGTTATACTCATTTCCAATGTATGTGTCTTTTTCAATccggaaaaaaactaaatcaccGATTCAAAAGAAACTGcatttagattttcaaatattttggatggtaaaaaataccaaaatacgGGGTTTCCATACTTATAAAACAATGATATTATTCGATAGTCAATCGTCTCAAAAAAGAGTTCATGGCGTTTGGCTCTTACCCACATGTATGCTTGATAGATTGCCCGGAACTTGCCCGAATATttgacacaaattttttttattttaatatccaatggggttgttttaaaaaacgaacaaaaacagtcgcaaatgtgTGAATTCACttaacaaaaaaggaaattttacaacttactttttttaaaaatgacaagagGATTCtgaaactctaaattttatagaaatcggttggagtCCAGCTGAGTTACAGCACAACGCAAACAGCTTAAACTttctaattataaaattatattaatttttaaggaaattcaatttgcgaccgtttactactgtttttttcatttttaatgtggaaaaacatgcgaaaaaaaattcgccttgtctgcCGGTAGGACTTgcacccacatcttgcgcctctccggggcccaagATTAcagcgcaagatgtgggttcaagtcctaccggcagacaaggcgaatttttttttcgcatgtttttcaacattaattttcatcttgtctagtccctgaaatttcaacttacagttggattcatttctctgcAAAAAAGTtgcgctgactgaatgtttgagtcaagacccatctctgagtcacagtttaaaaattgtatttactattcatcttaattgagatttcttttcttcattttcaactgaagagttgattgaaaaattccgctgtactgttttgaaattgaaaaaaaaatttatcgccATTCGAAATGTGAAttattgatttggaaaaaaatcgtttttagaataaaaaaaatcaaaattgaaaaacatagacaaacttatcgaaaatatttcttaaaattgaaatagcttgtttttaaagttctataaatttatttcaaaatttaaaaagaaaccgTACTATAATATTtggtttaataatttgaaaatttaaaacaaatatgaaGTTGAAATGGGGTTTTCAACATTAaagaaggatatttttttcaacaaacacgacttaccattataaaaacttattcatagaatttaattgataactcaagggaacagcattttagtgcttatgttttaaaaatagatttggtagattttagcaccctgaactcgaatcttttgttaaatttgaactttcacatttagTTTCGATTATATGAACTTTTAACATGTgtaagttttgagtgaaatcaatcattgataactttttttttcattcataaaacaatttatttagGCATTTCTTTTTTGCCGGGTTACCACTTAGTactaataaaaatcaatcattgataactgtttAACTATCAAACCTACATTTAAGAAGAAATCTGTTCCTGATTTcgtttattatatttcattcaaataagaaataatattttgatgatgaagatgatgcatgttctaaaaaaagtaatattcaacagtttttaaaacttgggaaagatatcattacaagtaattttgactttattGTCAGAACCAAAttccatttggtttaaaacttctttacaaattctttaaatgagaaaaagtaaacatatagaaaacttctataacttttatcGCAAAGTGACTTGAAGTCTTGATGAAAGTTGATGATTGATTCgaatcttttatttcaaaatgttatgtttttgttttcaagtttcgctgtctcaaataattttaaccaattttgaaaagttatttcaatacaaaagctgatcaaaaaattgcatatttggattcagggcactcaaattagtcaaaattacgttttaaattcattgcacctcggaaa
It includes:
- the LOC129742476 gene encoding uncharacterized protein K02A2.6-like — translated: MRRNLLLHLMGSDTYDIVCDKAAPRAVREMDYRAIIDTLEDHFNPEPLEISENFRFNCRRQGDKDAASPDETVDEYLVALRRISLTCNFGNYLETALRNQLVFGMKRNDIRGRLLEKRRLTLQEARDIAVSMELSLKGGAEIAGAYGKQDVHTVQKSVNVKKTNEKSAASSSHEFYCFRCGEKSHFAKQCKHENTECRFCGKKGHLEKVCMKKSAKNNKQAPVRKGSTVKAHYIEHSDQSDNFSVGEICAVDGRLSDSKFWAVIAVNGVQVRFEIDTGCPVSIINLKCYEDNFKKYKLSDSALNLMSYCNTDIRVHGCFEAVVEFEDKKSVLPLFVVDSSKHPLLGREWLRKLHIDWNNLLCPATVNTVTPATTTSALDQLFKKYSSVFEDSIGRISSVQANLHLKPNAKPVFLKARKLPFNLKSVVDKELDKLVAEGVLTKVDHSDWATPIVPVKKSENRVRICGDYKQTVNPLLLVDQHPLPTVDEMFSTLAGGKKFTKIDLVQAYLQLEVAPADRCILTLNTHRGLYRPTRLMYGVASAPAIWQRQIEVILQGIEGVSVFLDDIKITGPNDIVHLQRLEEVLRRLNDHNVRVNKGKCEFFANEIEYCGYLIDRDGIHKLMNKMEAIRDMPRPRNKDEVRSFIGLVNYYGRFIENLSTVIYPLNNLLKDSVAFEWNRECENAFRRVKQCMQSNNCLVHYSPELPLVLATDASPYGVGAVLSHVYPDGSERPIQFASQTLNSTQQKYMQVDKEAYAIIFGVKKFFQYLYGRKFLLLTDNQAISKIFGEHKGLPVMSALRMQHYATFLQSFDYQVRFRRSANHANADALSRIPLKHCDPENVIAESDIVEVHQIETLPLTATELSQATSDDNAVKILLQGLKYGQQVDGKDRFGIDQTEFSVQRGCLLRGICVYVPLVLRKRVLEELLSTHFGVSRTKSLARGYCWWAGMDKEIEDMVANCTDCQSVRPEPTKLKPHFWEPATEPFQRVHADFAGPFMDSYFFILVDSYTKWPEIRVCRSITAEATETMCREIFATYGIPAIFVSDHGVQFTAESFQRFLKLNGVVHKMGAPYHPATNGQAERYVQTFKQKLKALKCPKSKLNLELANILLTYRKMIHPSTGQSPSMLMFGRQIRSRLDLMLPQNSKEESPDLVLRTFADGDRVRVRDFLSSNKWQFGRIVSKVGKLRYAVRLDDGRLWERHVDHIAGVGSELMPRGTPNSNQSFVPLPTNSSASTVVYPDRGATSADARNTTMEAGPELPSPTVSLNHQSPASPRSVGVQSKMSTPKPVQPQIPKVPTVVSEPLRRSTREKRAPQKLNL